CCTTCGCACATATGGGAGATCCAAAAGGCCTCGATTACTGATCAGAAGACCAACAATATCCTGAAAGATATTTGGTTGGTTGTCTAAAGATAGTTAGAGGTCATTCAACAATAGAGTGACCAACTAGTACTAGTTAAAACAAGTGACACCCCCTCCAATGACTTCTAGTAGGCCACACGATCATGGTGTTAAAAACTAAGTCAAAGAAAGTAATTTATTTATTCATGAGATCCAATTGTCACATCCTCGATATTTTACATTCTCGAGGCTCGATAATGATAAATATGTCTGAATCATATTTAAATCCCCTTCAAGGTGAATGTGTTCATATTTgattctcaattttttttagaaaaaaattggcaaaataccctttttggtcccttaagtatactccaaggtccattctggtcccttatctctaaaaagtgtcaaagtgatCCTTTAATTGTCCAAAAAGGACCACGTTTGTCCTTTCTGTCCAAATGGCACAAACGGACGTTAGGTCTGTATACGTGGCAGGTGACGTGGAATGATATAAACGTTCTCTTCTTCATCGTTCTTCAACGTTCTCTTCTTCATCGTTTCCAGAATTTCTTCCCCAAATTCTAGGGTTCATCGTTTGCCTCCTTTCCCCAAATTCTAGGGTTCATCGTTTGCCTCCTTTCTTCCCCAAATTCTAGGGTTCATCAGTTTCCAATGAAGCAGACATCATCATCAATCGCAGGGCCATGTTCATACGAATCTAACACGAAGAATGATGGTTTTGCTGCAAACTTGAGATGGAGACCCGTATGTGGGTGTGGAGAGATAGCTTTGCTTCGTAGGGCTTCAACAAGCACGAATTTCGGGAAGCAATTCTGGGGCTGTCGTAATTACAAGGTAAAAACGAACTTCACTTGTTTGTTCATGTCATTTATTGCCTTAGCAGGGTTCGAATGATTGGTATTTTGAATTTCACAGGGTTCAACCCAAACAGGGTGTGGCTATTTTCAATGGTTCTTTGATGATGTGATGGATGAGAAAGACCAGTATATGAAGATGCAGAATAGTAGGATGGAGAAGATTCAAATTGAACTTGATGCAGCAAAAATGGAGTTGGTAACTCTTAAGGCAACAAATGACAGACTAAAACAAAAGACAAGagagttgaagaagatgatgaattctgAGAAAAATTGGAAAAGGCTTTTCTGTGTTATTTTAGTGTTGGTCATTTGGAAAAGTCTGTATTAGTATGTTGTAAGGTTATGAATTAGTATGTACTGAATTTGATATTTATTCATGTATCGAATTTTAGTGTTGGTCATTTGTAATGTTATGGTTTAGTGTTGTAATGTTTTAAAGTGATCAATGGCAAAAATTATGTTATGGTTTAGTGTTGTAATGTTATGATTTGTTACACACTGCTAAGTATGTATTGACTTTTGCTAAAGGACACAAACCACAAATATTCATAAGACAGAAAAAGGCAAAAATTATAGGCCAAAATATTGCATTAACTTTAACATTAACCTTGCCATCAGAAATCACATGTTCAAAAGCACAAAATTACTTGGCCAAAATACTGCATACCAGGTTCTAAAAACACAAAATATTCAGACACATTACAAAATATTCAAACTGATGTCTAAAAATCCAAAACACTACATAAAATAAAGAGACTATGGTTTCCATTTTGGTGTGGCCCTTTTAGTAGgtgttgtcctccttgttgttggacCTATAGCTATTTTTGCAGCAGTCAGCCTTGTGGTTGGACCAGGTGGGATAAAAGGGGCATTTGGCCTTCTAACTGCCAACTTCTTTGCTTTAGGAGTAGTCTTCTTGGCTGATTTTGGAGTAGTCTTCTGAGC
This portion of the Vicia villosa cultivar HV-30 ecotype Madison, WI unplaced genomic scaffold, Vvil1.0 ctg.001812F_1_1, whole genome shotgun sequence genome encodes:
- the LOC131636714 gene encoding uncharacterized protein LOC131636714, with the protein product MKQTSSSIAGPCSYESNTKNDGFAANLRWRPVCGCGEIALLRRASTSTNFGKQFWGCRNYKGSTQTGCGYFQWFFDDVMDEKDQYMKMQNSRMEKIQIELDAAKMELVTLKATNDRLKQKTRELKKMMNSEKNWKRLFCVILVLVIWKSLY